In Candidatus Methanoperedens sp., one DNA window encodes the following:
- a CDS encoding SUMF1/EgtB/PvdO family nonheme iron enzyme has translation MNPDDLKDLSDELEAIKKKYTKQNNPAGTAREAGDNDTAIREGDCDERIKVMITSTKVTWEDIAGIDNAKKAINESVTFSKIKGRPDPWKGILLFGPPGTGKTMLAAATAGSFKATFFNVKISDILSKYFGESSKIISALYDCAWKRAPSIIFLDEIDSIVSIRNTEKSEASIRILSTLLSEMDGLHNKNSSRHIVTMGATNTPWDIDSAVLSRFQKRIYIPLPDPQAVMKMIKLYIHKHDLEFDGDMQEIAKSCVSKLFSGRDIATLCTEAHWNMWNELNKGIIDPISPIIRSLNNSDFKKALASINGTVTNQDVDKHVDWAKKNSSYFADKEQTTEALPFLEIVETENKEKNKSIKEKEKKEKEDDEKKAKEEQDRLKAQQEIKGMKFALIPAGNFMMGSNESDREKPVHKITISKAFYLGVYPVTQQEWKAVMKNNPSNFKGENLPVERVSWKDVQEFIKKLNEKEGTNKYRMPSEAEWEYAARAGKTTRYSFGEDESKLGIYAWYEENSGGKTHDVGQKKPNPWGLYDMHGNVQEWVQDSWHENYNGAPADGSSWESVDGSYRIIRGGSWNRSAGGCRSALRNHEKSDHPSNFLGFRLVRDL, from the coding sequence ATGAACCCAGATGATTTAAAGGATTTATCTGATGAATTAGAAGCGATAAAGAAAAAGTACACAAAGCAAAATAACCCTGCAGGGACGGCTCGTGAAGCTGGAGATAATGATACTGCAATAAGAGAAGGGGATTGTGATGAAAGAATTAAGGTTATGATAACCTCAACCAAAGTAACCTGGGAAGATATTGCAGGTATTGATAATGCTAAGAAAGCTATCAATGAGTCCGTTACTTTTAGTAAAATTAAGGGAAGACCTGACCCATGGAAAGGCATTCTTCTTTTTGGACCTCCCGGAACTGGTAAGACAATGCTTGCTGCGGCAACTGCCGGCTCTTTTAAAGCTACTTTTTTTAATGTAAAAATAAGCGATATATTATCAAAATATTTCGGTGAGTCTTCAAAGATCATCTCTGCTTTATATGATTGTGCATGGAAAAGAGCCCCGTCTATCATTTTTCTGGACGAAATCGATTCTATTGTGAGTATCCGTAATACTGAGAAATCTGAAGCTTCGATAAGAATATTGTCCACATTGCTTTCAGAAATGGATGGATTGCATAATAAGAATTCAAGCCGGCATATTGTGACAATGGGCGCAACCAATACTCCATGGGATATTGACTCTGCAGTGCTCAGCCGGTTCCAAAAGCGAATTTACATCCCTCTGCCTGATCCGCAGGCTGTTATGAAAATGATTAAACTGTATATACATAAACATGATTTAGAGTTCGACGGGGATATGCAGGAGATAGCGAAAAGCTGTGTCTCGAAATTATTTTCAGGACGCGATATCGCAACACTTTGCACGGAAGCGCACTGGAACATGTGGAATGAACTAAATAAAGGAATTATAGATCCAATTTCTCCTATAATAAGGTCGCTAAATAATTCAGATTTCAAAAAAGCTTTAGCGAGTATAAATGGTACAGTAACAAATCAAGATGTGGATAAACATGTAGATTGGGCAAAAAAAAATAGCTCATATTTCGCTGATAAAGAGCAGACAACAGAAGCCCTGCCTTTCCTTGAAATAGTTGAAACGGAAAATAAAGAAAAAAACAAATCAATAAAAGAGAAGGAGAAGAAGGAAAAAGAAGATGATGAGAAAAAAGCCAAAGAAGAGCAAGATAGACTAAAGGCTCAGCAGGAAATAAAAGGCATGAAGTTCGCGCTCATCCCCGCAGGCAATTTCATGATGGGTTCGAATGAATCTGATCGGGAAAAACCTGTTCATAAAATAACAATAAGCAAGGCGTTCTATCTTGGCGTCTATCCTGTGACTCAGCAGGAATGGAAAGCAGTTATGAAAAACAATCCTTCAAATTTCAAGGGCGAAAACTTGCCTGTAGAAAGAGTATCCTGGAAAGATGTTCAGGAATTTATAAAAAAACTCAATGAAAAAGAAGGTACAAACAAGTACCGCATGCCTTCAGAAGCTGAATGGGAATATGCAGCGCGCGCCGGGAAGACAACACGATATTCATTTGGTGAAGATGAATCAAAACTTGGCATTTATGCATGGTATGAAGAAAACTCAGGGGGCAAAACCCACGATGTTGGTCAGAAAAAGCCCAATCCATGGGGTTTGTATGACATGCATGGCAATGTTCAGGAATGGGTGCAGGACAGTTGGCATGAAAATTACAATGGAGCTCCAGCAGATGGAAGTTCATGGGAAAGTGTAGATGGCTCTTATCGGATTATTAGGGGCGGTAGCTGGAACAGAAGCGCAGGAGGATGCCGGTCGGCGCTTCGCAACCATGAAAAATCTGACCACCCCAGCAACTTTCTCGGCTTTCGTCTTGTGAGGGATTTGTAA